The following proteins are encoded in a genomic region of Melopsittacus undulatus isolate bMelUnd1 chromosome 8, bMelUnd1.mat.Z, whole genome shotgun sequence:
- the LOC115945836 gene encoding uncharacterized protein, whose protein sequence is MQPLKAEENVTEILSSSDESECESLPGSPVVLVEPVETSVPEEKLEEVVDKEFDLVVTFCKKPDVLPHARYDCAAHPFTRTECETCSPVEKNDDICDHCYCYICDKLASECENWTVPSICHCNAHNKSKFWKNRREVFMAGILGIFNLHLTDIDADLWRGGDLLKKFIQELSVEYNNYLLGEVPPTQHECSCLPKLPPGQCNICGSRSTEVVYKYSGVFTLVTKFLNQAEKENPKATAVMFLGAAKEIALHKDPALNWQNFGYSSSLMVSVTCLLQRITTGLQRMLVLCNFPKTLHEKFIGFFRSIPLPCHCFVFSNSLNIVPWDNVLLTAVLRGRTASGRRRTRGRRPSLWEWIAVVEARVERLVENKKYKEIVHYLRAVKCNDIKGLRRLQDKIPFYLCKSGNFLDASHSLLVPVNNLTCCIACRLTASEYEAYLKMFRTGSVPDGDDVLHPGLWVVAGQPLREGALIKQALRMLHSSVSLYRNPKCWSTLIMILGSNKFLGKSGHLYPAPLREPSLDYQEEVLSASFNILEELKNNHHAAFRAYIFSPEFYQETSLIVAVQAIQQMVFCDLPYLTSFLEIVLAFGRNFWALKLLLNQLSHEETVLNGTVDLILRDLHGQKTTMLKLWQNLGPLYVGEFLCLFLTCRNPKMQSIALLSLNIITENLDMCPWAKHLCSFFQNTGLKDLPLDATGHLEVVKFMSLFDI, encoded by the exons ATGCAGCCattgaaagcagaggaaaacgTGACAGAAATCCTGAGCAGTAGTGATGAATCTGAGTGTGAGAGCTTGCCAGGGAGCCCAGTTGTGCTGGTGGAGCCTGTGG AGACGTCTGTTCCGGAGGAGAAATTGGAGGAAGTTGTGGACAAGGAATTTGATTTAGTGGTTACTTTCTGCAAAAAACCTGATGTGTTGCCTCACGCAAGATATGACTGTGCAGCGCACCCATTTAC GCGAACAGAATGTGAAACATGCTCACCCGTTGAGAAGAATGATGATATTTGTGACCATTGCTACTGCTATATTTGTGATAAGCTAGCTTCTGAG TGTGAGAACTGGACAGTCCCTTCCATCTGCCACTGCAATGCACACAACAAAAGCAAGTTCTGGAAGAATCGACGTGAAGTTTTCATGGCTGGCATCCTTGGAATATTCAATTTGCATCTCACAGATATAGATGCAGACCTTTGGCGGGGTG GAGATCTTCTAAAAAAATTTATCCAGGAACTTTCTGTGGAATATAATAACTATCTGCTTGGGGAAGTGCCTCCCACACAACATGAATGCTCTTGCCTCCCAAAGCTCCCCCCTGGGCAATGCAATATTTGCGGATCACGCAGCACGGAGGTTGTATACAA GTATTCTGGAGTCTTTACACTGGTAACAAAATTCTTAAATcaggcagaaaaagagaatCCAAAAGCTACTGCTGTCATGTTTCTGGGAGCAGCTAAGGAGATAGCGCTTCATAAAGACCCTGCTTT AAACTGGCAAAACTTTGGTTACTCTTCTTCATTAATGGTTTCTGTCACTTGTCTGCTGCAAAG GATCACAACCGGACTTCAGAGGATGCTGGTGCTGTGCAACTTCCCCAAAACCTTGCATGAAAAGTTTATTGGTTTTTTTCGGTCCATCCCACTTCCATGTCACTGCTTTGTCTTCTCAAATAG CTTGAATATTGTGCCATGGGATAATGTTTTACTGACTGCTGTGTTAAGAGGCCGGACTGCCAGTGGTCGCAGAAGAACGAGAGGAAGAAGACCATCCCTGTGGGAATGGATTGCTGTTGTAGAGGCTCGAGTGGAGAGATTGGTAGAAAATAAGAA gTATAAAGAAATTGTTCACTACCTGAGGGCTGTGAAGTGCAATGATATCAAAGg gtTAAGACGCCTCCAGGATAAAATCCCATTCTATCTGTGTAAATCTGGAAACTTCCTAGATGCTTCACATTCCCTGCTGGTTCCTGTCAACAACCTGACCTGCTGCATTGCCTGCCGCCTAACAGCTTCGGAGTATGAGGCCTATCTGAAGATGTTCAGAACAGGCAGTGTCCCTGATGGAGATGATGTACTGCACCCTGGGCTCTGGGTTGTAGCTG GGCAACCCTTGAGAGAAGGTGCTCTGATTAAGCAAGCCCTGAGAATGCTTCACAGCAGTGTGTCGCTCTACAGGAAT CCTAAATGCTGGAGTACCCTCATTATGATCTTGGGCAGTAACAAGTTCCTGGGAAAAAGTGGGCACCTATATCCTGCACCGCTGAGAGAGCCATCACTTGACTACCAAGAG GAGGTGCTTTCTGCCAGTTTTAACATTTTGGAGGAACTGAAGAACAACCATCATGCTGCTTTCCGAGcttatattttctctcctgaa TTCTACCAAGAGACTAGTCTTATTGTCGCAGTCCAAGCAATACAACAGATGGTTTTTTGTGATCTTCCATACTTGACTTCCTTCTTAGAAATAGTCCTGGCTTTTGGG AGAAACTTTTGGGCTTTGAAACTATTATTGAACCAACTTTCCCATGAAGAAACCGTTCTCAATGGCACTGTCGACCTGATTTTGAGAGATCTACATGGTCAGAAAACAACAATGCTAAAGCT GTGGCAAAACCTTGGTCCCCTGTATGTGGGTGAATTCCTTTGCCTGTTCCTGACTTGCAGAAATCCGAAGATGCAATCCATTGCCCTCTTGAGTCTGAATATTATTACAGAGAATCTGGATAT GTGTCCTTGGGCAAAGCATCTTTGCAGCTTCTTTCAGAATACA gGACTGAAGGACCTGCCCCTCGATGCTACAGGTCATCTTGAAGTCGTGAAGTTCATGAGCCTATTTGACATTTAG